GCATGCGCCCCACACTTCGTCCTGACTCCGTCGCCGTCCACAGCGGCCGCGAGGACCTCACCGGCCTCGGCGTGCACGCGCTGCCCCTCGACCTCTCCTCGACCAACCCGCTGCCCGATCTCGAGACCGGAGGCGACTCCTACGAGTCGATGGCCACCGGCGGGCACCCCACCGAGGGCGGCCACGTCTACGCCCGCCTGTGGAACCCCACCGTGGCGCGCTTCGAGACCGCGCTGGCCACCCTCGAGCACGCCGAGAGCGCCGTCGCGTTCGCCTCCGGCATGGCCGCGATGACCGCCGCGGTGCTCTCGCGCACGATGAGCACCGGCAAGCGCCACGTGGTCGCGGTCCGCCCGATGTACGGCGGCACCGACCACCTGCTCTCCACCGGCCTGCTGGGCACCGAGGTGAGCTGGTGCACCGAGGACGAGATCGCGGCGACGGTGCGCCCCGACACCGCCCTGGTGCTCGTCGAGACACCCGCCAACCCGACCCTGGAGCTGCTCGACATCCGGGCCGCGGTCGAGGCGGCCGGCGACGTGCCGGTGCTCGTCGACAACACCTTCGCCACCCCGGTGCTGCAGAACCCGCTCGACCTGGGCGCCGCGATGGCCCTGCACAGCGCGACCAAGTACCTCGGCGGGCACGGCGACGTCGTGGGCGGCGTCATCGCCTGCTCCGAGGAGACCGCCTCCGCGCTGCGCCAGGTCCGCGCCGTCACCGGCGGCATCCTGCACCCGCTCGGCGCCTACCTCCTGCACCGCGGACTGGCCACGCTGCCGCTGCGGGTGCGCGCCCAGCAGGAAGGAGCCCGCCAGCTCGTCGCCTGGCTGCAGGAGCAGGACGAGGTCGCCCACGTGCACTACCCCGGTCTGCACGGCGACCCGCGCGGGCTGATCGGCACCCAGATGCGCGGCACCGGGGCGATGATCGCGATCACCCTGCGCGACGGCTACGCCGCGGCCGCGCGGCTCACCTCGTCGGTC
This Nocardioides dokdonensis FR1436 DNA region includes the following protein-coding sequences:
- a CDS encoding trans-sulfuration enzyme family protein; amino-acid sequence: MRPTLRPDSVAVHSGREDLTGLGVHALPLDLSSTNPLPDLETGGDSYESMATGGHPTEGGHVYARLWNPTVARFETALATLEHAESAVAFASGMAAMTAAVLSRTMSTGKRHVVAVRPMYGGTDHLLSTGLLGTEVSWCTEDEIAATVRPDTALVLVETPANPTLELLDIRAAVEAAGDVPVLVDNTFATPVLQNPLDLGAAMALHSATKYLGGHGDVVGGVIACSEETASALRQVRAVTGGILHPLGAYLLHRGLATLPLRVRAQQEGARQLVAWLQEQDEVAHVHYPGLHGDPRGLIGTQMRGTGAMIAITLRDGYAAAARLTSSVDLFTHAVSLGGVDSLIQHPAALTHRPVAAHARPDAGVVRLSVGLEDPLDLIDDLAAGLAQYGATGDASRRPVGV